ttataataataatgataatgatattgataataataataataataataataataataataataataataataataataataataataataataaataataataataataataataataataataataataataataataaaaaaatactaataataataataataataataataataataataataataataataataataataataataataataataataataataataataataataataataataataataataataataataataataataataataataataataataataataataataataataataataataataataataataataataataataataataataataataataataataataatcataataataatcattaaaattatcattaaaatgaatttattttttgcaatctCTCAATTATCACTACTTTTTTGTATGAGGATATAAATCGCATCAACTAAGTAGTAATGAATCCATACACATacgtataaaaatgtaaaattgataagtgttattttaaaatttgaatttgaataactGAGTCATAAGTCCTCTCTTCCTATTAGCACTAAACTGCCAGAATTCACACAACATCTAATTTCACTAATTCAGAAATCTTAAAGCAAGAGAGTACTATACagtagtgtgtgtgtactgaaTACATATTCCGCTGGCTGTTGCATACtattatactttttatttatctacCAAGTACGAGTGGAAcggatatatatatacatactatttTGAAAGTTTTGCAAAGAGCTCCCTTATCTACGAAATTCCGAAACTGCTTTGGTTTCTTGGCGCTATTTGTTTTTCGCTTGGTTAtcagtttcaatttgtatttccaTTCGTGAGCATGCTAATATTTGATGTAGAAAAGTATGAAACATTGccaaagttaattaaatttttctctaagatttgtgaaatatttatcGAGTcgtttgtatatatagtacataatataaatttggaATTACGATAACAGCAAATAAGTCACCAAATTTCCGTTTATTCGTGCGTCAGAAAATccaaaaacgaacaaaaataaaagcaatttaacAATAGTTTTTTAACGGACTCTACAAAAGCATACAACGAGTTGTTGTAGCAtcgttgttgtttattatcgCGTTTGACATGTGTGAAATACCCGTAACAGACACCGGCACTGTGAATCGGAGACGGATATAGACTCAGACAATgtacacacaacaaaatgtcagacggacagacatcTACCTACATGTGTATGTACTCAGCTAGCTAACGgctaatttgttttaatgatGAGAAACCGCTTAAATAAGGAAATCATACAACGACAGAAatgacaataacaaaaagcaCATACAATAGAATCAGTCAGTTTCGTGGTCCAGGGGAAGTTCTAGCTTCTGACTGATAAAAGTtgtatagagagagagagacgaacTTCATGCTTcattgcaaattcaattaaagtttgCACAAGTCTGACGGTCGAGCTTCATGAATGAACGCTGAATGGCTCTGGCTATACATAGTAGAGACTCATATCGGCAgcatcaaattaataaataatatggtTAGCATTATAATAAGTACCTATGATTGccttttgtttaaacaaaacaaaaactagagtcaccattttgaatatatgaTTTTTACAATCGGAAACAGCTCGTGGGATGAAGTGAAGAAGACATAAATAAATCGAGACAACTCGACAACTAATAGAGTTTTGTTTACTATTGACTTTTTGAGGTGTCAAGACCTTCTACcgtattaattaattgttagCTATTACGGGAAAagtacttattatttattttttaatttgtttcttctcaaatttatttatgacgCTTTCAAATGTCAGTTCCGCTTCCTAATACGACAAAGTACTaagaacacacacattcacttcactttgaaatattcacattcacaattaatttattattgttttttattattataattttgcattCGTGCCGCTTTTCGTGTACACAactgtgtacatacatatgtatgtatatagttgcTTATTTTCAGGCTTTTTGCGCCGCATTGTTTACTTTGTTTCATTAAAAATCGCTTACTATTGAAATGTACGAGCTTCAAACTGTTCTCCAGCAGTCAAGGTCGTCTATTAAGCGCATCTTGAGAgctaaataacaacaataatattgtTGAATAAATTGGGTACTGCCGTGAGAGCAGGTGACTCTGAATCTGACGCTGATGTTGATCATCAGTTCAAATTAATGGGCACGGCTACAATTACAAGTTTTGCCAGCGAAGATGCCAGCCATTAatcttatatatgtatatattatttctttttttgttagcaGCAGATGAATCATAAAGTAAGCATGcgtatataattttgattcGAACAAAAACCCCTTTCAATTTGccacaaataataaagtaagCAAATACAATCTCAAAGGTGAAGCTAAACGAAGCACAATATTCAGAAACTTCAAATGTGTACGCAGTATATTGAAAAATCCTTTTAACTTATcaaagctttaaaataatatttataaaatttactgtagtaattgattttttattttttataatactttatttacCAAAAATTTGCAACGAAGGtataaagtaattaataaattaatgaatagttaaattataattgaatttaattcgCAAAGTTTCATATTCAGCTCAATTCAGGtattccaaataaataaaaacacatttttagaGCTCCTTTATCTTTCAAATATGTGTTTTACGGCCGTTTGGTCGAATCTCGTGCATTTCCCGTTCCAAGTAACGAGTAACTGGAACGTCTAAGAATGTGAAAATACTCACGTTGCCTGACGTAACGAACCAGATAAGAATGCTATGAATTCGTGCTGTCCCATGATCTCATGCTATTGGAATTCCTGTATGATATGCTTAATGttaaaacaaactttagcTAAATAAAGAATTGTTTCATTAGTCATTTgataaacattaaatatgttattcGTCAAAAGCTAAGCTTGAAGTTTTTGAACATTGATAAGGATTCCTCTGATAGGCTTGGGATTGTGTGTTGAACAACTCAGCATACAACAAGTTATTCTGAAACTGattagaaatacatttaaggCGCTTTTTCCAATTAttcaaagtttttaaaataactgtaaagtttttacattttttaaatatatttataatacatattttataaatgttttaaggATCAAATATTGTTGATCTTAATAAACTTTTCTCCAGACgtgaattttaataatgactattacaaatttctttaatatatgATATGTATATGGAATACTCAAGTTTGTTTaggaatcaataaaataaagtctTCGTTTCATTCGtggttatttttattaacgtCGCTTTATGCTACaatcaacaaattaataaatatatgccgctgatataaatacaattacaatccaataatatttacaacagTAGTTATGCCCACCCATAAACCCATTAGAAACAGTAATTCCGTAGCATTGAGAGCACGGTTTTACTCGATGTGGAGCACTCAAGATAAGAGTGAGAAAATTATAACACCtctatttttaacatttaattgaagCGATTGAATACAAGTGTGAATAAGAGTGAATTTTTTCGAAattaaacttgatctgcatatacataagtataacTTAAAAAGTTTGCTAAAATTGAATCTGTTACTTGAAAATTGGAGATGCAACAAACATgctatattcaaaaatataacattctaTGAATTACACTTTGTGTTAAAATTTTTCATACTTTATTTCGctcttttcattttccttttctACTTCGAGCGACGAAATAAAACTTTAAGCGGTATCGTATAATTTGAGCAGgagtttattatatatatttttttcatcttCATTTACAATCTGTCTGTTTAGACAATAAgtgtaatattaaattaagagaaatatcaattttcaatGAGCGCTgctatttttttcatattatacTTTATCgggaatatttaaaaaatttatagatAACCCCGACCAAATAAATTCTTCACACATACCCAATATACCCGCTTTTCCCATTTCAGTGAAAACAGCGTACAATAAGAATATTTACAACCTTTTATTTACCCACAATACTTTATTCAATTGCAGCCATGTCAACACAAAACACACCCAAAATGCCAACGCCCCCCACATTGCCACCGGGCGTCACTAAAACGTGTCACATAGTCAAGCGAACCGATTTCGATGGCTACGGCTTCAATTTGCACTCGGAGAAAGTGAAACCAGGTCAATTCATTGGCAAAGTGGATGCCAACTCACCAGCAGAGGCGGCTGGCCTGAAGGAGGGCGATCGCATTCTGGAAGTCAACGGCGTATCCATTGGCAGCGAGACACACAAACAGGTGGTGGCTCGCATCAAGGCCATTTCCAATGAAGTGCGACTGCTGTTGATCGATGTGGATGGCAAGGCCATTGACATCAAGTCAGACACgacatctgcatctgcatgcGCATCTGCATCGGCATCCGCATCGCCATCGGCATCACCAGCAGCATCTCCGACTCTgaatggcaacggcagcaatggcaacagtcCACCCAGCTATGAGGGCACAAAGCAGGAGCTTCCAGGCGTCAGtgccaacatcagcagcatTAGTGTGGTCAGCACAAAGCGCGTCTCGAATGCAAGCAGCATTCAGAGCGGCAGCACAATGAACGCCAGTGATATGGATGTGGTGGACAGAGCCACGCCCGTGACACCTccggctgttgctgctcccaTCTCAGCTACGCAGAATGGCAACAAATCTCCGCCGGCAGTCAtcggcgacaacaacaacctgaTGATGAGCACACCGCCGCCTCCATCGGCCACTGTGGCCAATATGAATAACAATGGCAACatctacaacagcagcaacatcaacagcaacagccacaacagccCAACAAATCCCACCAGCAGCATAACAAATGGTagcacaaatgcaaatggcaatatcagcaacagcaacagcaccaacaacagcagtgcAACACCAttgacaacagcaaccaatACGGGAACGAATCGGGCGGGAAGTTTGAATTTACCGCTGACAGTTGCCGAGATGAGAGCCAAATTGGCATCGAAGAAGAAATACGATCCGAAGAACGAAAGCGTTGATCTAAAGAAGAAGTTTGACATCATACAAAAGCTTTGAGAGTCCGTCGTCTGTCTCAAATCCAGATACAAACTAAATCCAATCCCTATATCATGCACATTCCATTGCAATCACCGTACTTGTTATTATTCTACACAAAACTCACAAATCGAGAAAAACCTACTTGAAATGTTGGCTGGGAATTACGCAGTGTCCaagaattcaaaaataataaattctttttgtttttgtatttcacttCGGCTACGGCaggaaaatataataattttacaaCTATTGTACGCAGCAAAGTCACTTATGAAATAAgcaaacttttaattattttagccTAAACTATATAAATCTTTCCTGAATGAAGATAACAAATATCAGCCGAAGCGAATAGGAACTTACATACTATATAGAGCCATTTAAAGGAGAGTTTAgtgaaatgtaattaaaatggaaaCACCTTGAAAATGTACCATAATGAGCAACcaacaataattatttgcacatttgtttttattattatactttatacaCTAAGATTTTCAGCTGGTTTAATTAAAACTCGTTTAATTTGtagcatacatatgtatatgtacttTTCATcttaaataaagtaaacaaaaatatatatatgtttatgttgTGGCACGTGTTTTCTATTTACATTATCTAATCTcccaaataaatttgcaatcaaGCTAAAAGCCGaacatatttttggtatgcacgcatatatttattacaattgttTCGTAAACGGTATAAAAAAgatgattattattactaattattttacaatttgttgagGGTTTTACAATGCCTTTAATGTTTGTAATTTGAACTCATCGTTAATAGTTAAACGGCTGGACAAATAGATCTTAATAACGGCTTAAAGCGTCGGGACTGTGTTTATTTGAATGTACTATAAATATGACGAAATGACGCAAGCCAAATAGCctaagcaaatataaattttaactttaaagAGTCCGATATGAAGTTCTAGTGAAAACACCAACAATCTCCTGTGCATACCAAGCACAAATCAGCTTAAAATCTATTTACAAACGCTAATTGAAGaagtataaaaattataactaaTTCGTAATGCTTTATATAATCATTTAGTGATACAACCTTAAAACAGGtgatattatttacaattgttaTACTCGCTACCTATAGGGAAGCTAGAGCCTAGAGAGATTTTTGGAACACAATGATAACTATGATTTAAGATTCCTTAAAATGTTACGATCAGAAATTATTTAAGGAATACTTTTGAACGGCAAAAATCGCGCTTCGGTATGTTTTAAGACTAATACCGCtctgttttgctcttattcaaaatgcacACTCaactttctcacttgtttccTCACTTTCTTACTTTTCTCTTCAAAAACTACTGTTGCTGCAAATTACACAAGGCAGCGGCTACAATCAACATCTCATTTAGATAGCCCAATAAAGACGTTTGCTTCAGGGCACTATGATCTAACATTTTGAACTCTCTTAATGCATCTACAGTCCGTCGCATCTGAGTGCGGCAAGCGGGCTCGTTGACACGCAGCGTCGGCAATTGAATGTTTGTCGCTCGTGTTGAGGTCAAAGCGCCATCTGACACACACAAAGATTTCATGTTCGCCATTTGGCCTTCTAACCGCTGTTCATTGTATTTGCTAACAACTTTCTTTGGTTCCTCCTGCACATCATATTCGGTTTCCGAATCGTTTTCTCTGCTCTTTGGTCTCGATGTGCTATTCGTCCGTCTAACAGATTTTCCTGGCTCTGCACATAGCGTAAGATATGTGGGTATTATGTCTTTGAAATTGCTGCTCTCAAACAGTTGAAGATCATCACAATCACCACGAAATGCATCGGACACATAGCTTATGATACCTGCAAAACAgttcataaataaaagtatgtACGGCGGACGAATCACTCACCATTGGTATTGAGGCAGAGAATAAATTTGTAACTGGAGCAACCAAAATTAAGGGTTTCACACACATCCGTCTCTACACATTCAATAAGCGATCTAACGTGCAATAAATTAGATCTGTAAGCCAAAGGCATGTGTTTCAATCGCTCCGAGTAATGCTTAGCATCTGGCCAACAGATGAGCGGACGCAGGCAACGCGACAGCCTGAGAATAGTACGTTTAAATGTTTCTTTGACCACAAGTTCACTAAGATCAAAAAGTTCGGCAAGCAACGCAAATGGCTCATTGAGACGCATCTTCCTTAGAGTAATGCAGCAGTCGAGATGAgttaaatttccaaatttgCATATGTTACGTTTGAAGAGAGGCAAATGCTCGCTGGCCACGCCAAGGTGGAGAGTAGATGCCATATCAATAGCTCCCAAAGTCATACTACGCATGGTGCGTTGCGGCACTTCTCGGTTAAGGAATACAGCTTGGCGCACAGCGGATGCGACAGccggtgctgctgctggagtaCTAGCTGCTATACTTGGGGCATTCACGTAGCCAGATGCAGACGCATTGCTACTCGATGCAAGCGAAGGTCGGGTTGTTGCCTTGATAATCGTATTGGGCGGTAGAGAACTGATCGCATCACCAAGGGCTTCCTTCTTTACGTCAGCTACTGGAGTAGACGTTTGCCAAGATACTGAAGTAGGCGTAATTCCGTAGCCGGCCGACTGCAAGACAAATTTCGGAGTCTTCAGCAGTGGAGAGCCTGTAAAGTGGCACATGTAATGAAAGTCCGAACAAGAGTTGGCGCTGCTTTAACTACTATTATTTACCTGAAGTGGTAGTAATGGCAGTGCGTTTCATACTCGGTTTTATTATGGCTCCCGCTGGTAGTTTACCAATAGCGATTTTATTGCCTGCTAGCTTCtggaatacatttttaaatacttcaaagaaaatgtacacaaatatttaaggGGTTTCTATTCAGCCACATGGTCTCGGCGTTGCCACACCGCCTCAGTTCGCTAAGAAATCAGCTGTTGAAGTAAACATTGAGTATACCCACACAGGCACACAGACAGTggtgcacacacatacatactgtACATACGATGTATATACCTTTATAATTTGCTGGGGCTGCACTTGCATCTTGGGTCTTAGCACTACGGAAGGTGTTATTGGCACAATGCCTTCTGGCGTCCTTCGATATTTTACAATTGTTAGCGACATTTTGTGCTTGCTATGAGATTTTCACACACTTC
This is a stretch of genomic DNA from Drosophila albomicans strain 15112-1751.03 chromosome 3, ASM965048v2, whole genome shotgun sequence. It encodes these proteins:
- the LOC117567557 gene encoding Na(+)/H(+) exchange regulatory cofactor NHE-RF1, whose protein sequence is MSTQNTPKMPTPPTLPPGVTKTCHIVKRTDFDGYGFNLHSEKVKPGQFIGKVDANSPAEAAGLKEGDRILEVNGVSIGSETHKQVVARIKAISNEVRLLLIDVDGKAIDIKSDTTSASACASASASASPSASPAASPTLNGNGSNGNSPPSYEGTKQELPGVSANISSISVVSTKRVSNASSIQSGSTMNASDMDVVDRATPVTPPAVAAPISATQNGNKSPPAVIGDNNNLMMSTPPPPSATVANMNNNGNIYNSSNINSNSHNSPTNPTSSITNGSTNANGNISNSNSTNNSSATPLTTATNTGTNRAGSLNLPLTVAEMRAKLASKKKYDPKNESVDLKKKFDIIQKL
- the LOC117567556 gene encoding uncharacterized protein LOC117567556 isoform X3 — protein: MKRTAITTTSGSPLLKTPKFVLQSAGYGITPTSVSWQTSTPVADVKKEALGDAISSLPPNTIIKATTRPSLASSSNASASGYVNAPSIAASTPAAAPAVASAVRQAVFLNREVPQRTMRSMTLGAIDMASTLHLGVASEHLPLFKRNICKFGNLTHLDCCITLRKMRLNEPFALLAELFDLSELVVKETFKRTILRLSRCLRPLICWPDAKHYSERLKHMPLAYRSNLLHVRSLIECVETDVCETLNFGCSSYKFILCLNTNGIISYVSDAFRGDCDDLQLFESSNFKDIIPTYLTLCAEPGKSVRRTNSTSRPKSRENDSETEYDVQEEPKKVVSKYNEQRLEGQMANMKSLCVSDGALTSTRATNIQLPTLRVNEPACRTQMRRTVDALREFKMLDHSALKQTSLLGYLNEMLIVAAALCNLQQQ
- the LOC117567556 gene encoding uncharacterized protein LOC117567556 isoform X2: MSLTIVKYRRTPEGIVPITPSVVLRPKMQVQPQQIIKLAGNKIAIGKLPAGAIIKPSMKRTAITTTSGSPLLKTPKFVLQSAGYGITPTSVSWQTSTPVADVKKEALGDAISSLPPNTIIKATTRPSLASSSNASASGYVNAPSIAASTPAAAPAVASAVRQAVFLNREVPQRTMRSMTLGAIDMASTLHLGVASEHLPLFKRNICKFGNLTHLDCCITLRKMRLNEPFALLAELFDLSELVVKETFKRTILRLSRCLRPLICWPDAKHYSERLKHMPLAYRSNLLHVRSLIECVETDVCETLNFGCSSYKFILCLNTNGIISYVSDAFRGDCDDLQLFESSNFKDIIPTYLTLCAEPGKSVRRTNSTSRPKSRENDSETEYDVQEEPKKVVSKYNEQRLEGQMANMKSLCVSDGALTSTRATNIQLPTLRVNEPACRTQMRRTVDALREFKMLDHSALKQTSLLGYLNEMLIVAAALCNLQQQ
- the LOC117567556 gene encoding uncharacterized protein LOC117567556 isoform X1; the encoded protein is MSLTIVKYRRTPEGIVPITPSVVLRPKMQVQPQQIIKKLAGNKIAIGKLPAGAIIKPSMKRTAITTTSGSPLLKTPKFVLQSAGYGITPTSVSWQTSTPVADVKKEALGDAISSLPPNTIIKATTRPSLASSSNASASGYVNAPSIAASTPAAAPAVASAVRQAVFLNREVPQRTMRSMTLGAIDMASTLHLGVASEHLPLFKRNICKFGNLTHLDCCITLRKMRLNEPFALLAELFDLSELVVKETFKRTILRLSRCLRPLICWPDAKHYSERLKHMPLAYRSNLLHVRSLIECVETDVCETLNFGCSSYKFILCLNTNGIISYVSDAFRGDCDDLQLFESSNFKDIIPTYLTLCAEPGKSVRRTNSTSRPKSRENDSETEYDVQEEPKKVVSKYNEQRLEGQMANMKSLCVSDGALTSTRATNIQLPTLRVNEPACRTQMRRTVDALREFKMLDHSALKQTSLLGYLNEMLIVAAALCNLQQQ